One segment of Cervus canadensis isolate Bull #8, Minnesota chromosome 32, ASM1932006v1, whole genome shotgun sequence DNA contains the following:
- the LOC122433251 gene encoding hemoglobin subunit alpha — MVLSAADKSNVKAAWGKVGGNAPAFGAEALERMFLSFPTTKTYFPHFDLSHGSAQVKAHGEKVANALTKAVGHLDDLPGTLSDLSDLHAHKLRVDPVNFKLLSHTLLVTLASHLPNDFTPAVHASLDKFLANVSTVLTSKYR; from the exons ATGGTGCTGTCTGCCGCCGACAAGTCCAATGTCAAGGCCGCCTGGGGCAAGGTTGGCGGCAACGCTCCAGCTTTTGGCGCAGAGGCCCTGGAGAG GATGTTCCTGAGCTTCCCCACCACCAAGACCTACTTCCCCCACTTCGACCTGAGCCACGGCTCCGCCCAGGTCAAGGCCCACGGCGAGAAGGTGGCCAACGCGCTGACCAAAGCGGTGGGCCACCTGGACGATCTGCCCGGTACCCTGTCTGATCTGAGTGACCTGCACGCTCACAAGCTGCGTGTGGACCCGGTCAACTTCAAG CTTCTGAGCCACACCCTGCTGGTGACCCTGGCCTCCCACCTCCCCAATGATTTCACCCCCGCGGTCCACGCCTCCCTGGACAAGTTCTTGGCCAACGTGAGCACCGTGCTGACCTCCAAATACCGTTAA
- the HBM gene encoding hemoglobin subunit mu, whose amino-acid sequence MLSAQERAHIAQVWDLIAGHEALFGAELLSRLFTVYPSTKVYFRHLGDHPDEVQLLNHGQRMLQAVGVAVQYMDNMRAVLSPLADLHAQVLRVDPTNFPLVIQCFQVVLASHLQDEFTVEMQAAWDKFLTGMAVVLTEKYR is encoded by the exons ATGCTCAGCGCCCAAGAGCGCGCCCACATAGCACAAGTCTGGGACCTGATCGCCGGCCACGAGGCGCTCTTCGGGGCGGAGCTGCTGAGCAG GCTCTTCACTGTGTACCCTAGCACTAAGGTCTACTTCAGACACCTGGGTGACCACCCAGATGAGGTGCAGCTGCTGAACCACGGTCAACGCATGCTCCAGGCAGTGGGCGTGGCCGTGCAGTACATGGACAACATGCGGGCAGTCCTTAGCCCGCTTGCCGACCTGCACGCACAAGTGCTGCGCGTGGACCCCACCAACTTCCCA CTGGTGATCCAGTGTTTCCAGGTGGTGCTGGCCTCCCACCTGCAGGACGAGTTCACGGTGGAGATGCAGGCGGCGTGGGATAAGTTCCTGACGGGCATGGCTGTGGTGCTGACGGAGAAGTATCGCTGA
- the LOC122433249 gene encoding hemoglobin subunit theta-1-like isoform X1 — translation MELAPADRAAVLALWRKLGTNVGIYTTEALERIFVAFPSSKTYFLHLNLSPGSAQVRAHGQKVAEALSLAMNHLDDLPHTLSALRELHTHRLRVDPVFFKQLCHCLLVTLARHYPGDFSPNMHASLVKFLNHVISALAPSSGQIGRVDAEGSCV, via the exons ATGGAGCTGGCGCCGGCGGACCGCGCTGCAGTGCTCGCGTTGTGGCGGAAGCTCGGGACCAACGTCGGCATCTACACGACGGAGGCCCTGGAGAG GATCTTCGTGGCCTTCCCTTCCTCCAAGACCTACTTCCTCCACCTAAACTTGAGTCCTGGCTCCGCCCAGGTCAGAGCCCACGGCCAGAAGGTGGCCGAGGCGCTGAGCCTGGCCATGAACCACCTGGACGACCTGCCGCACACCCTGTCGGCCCTGCGCGAGCTGCACACGCACAGGCTGCGCGTGGACCCGGTCTTTTTCAAG CAGCTGTGCCACTGCCTGCTGGTGACCCTCGCCCGGCACTACCCCGGAGACTTCAGCCCCAACATGCACGCCTCACTGGTCAAGTTTCTGAACCACGTGATCTCGGCGCTGGCCCCCAGCAGTGGCCAAATTGGGAGGGTGGACGCGGAGGGCTCCTGTGTTTGA
- the LOC122433249 gene encoding hemoglobin subunit theta-1-like isoform X2 — translation MELAPADRAAVLALWRKLGTNVGIYTTEALERIFVAFPSSKTYFLHLNLSPGSAQVRAHGQKVAEALSLAMNHLDDLPHTLSALRELHTHRLRVDPVFFKLCHCLLVTLARHYPGDFSPNMHASLVKFLNHVISALAPSSGQIGRVDAEGSCV, via the exons ATGGAGCTGGCGCCGGCGGACCGCGCTGCAGTGCTCGCGTTGTGGCGGAAGCTCGGGACCAACGTCGGCATCTACACGACGGAGGCCCTGGAGAG GATCTTCGTGGCCTTCCCTTCCTCCAAGACCTACTTCCTCCACCTAAACTTGAGTCCTGGCTCCGCCCAGGTCAGAGCCCACGGCCAGAAGGTGGCCGAGGCGCTGAGCCTGGCCATGAACCACCTGGACGACCTGCCGCACACCCTGTCGGCCCTGCGCGAGCTGCACACGCACAGGCTGCGCGTGGACCCGGTCTTTTTCAAG CTGTGCCACTGCCTGCTGGTGACCCTCGCCCGGCACTACCCCGGAGACTTCAGCCCCAACATGCACGCCTCACTGGTCAAGTTTCTGAACCACGTGATCTCGGCGCTGGCCCCCAGCAGTGGCCAAATTGGGAGGGTGGACGCGGAGGGCTCCTGTGTTTGA